The proteins below are encoded in one region of Dioscorea cayenensis subsp. rotundata cultivar TDr96_F1 chromosome 18, TDr96_F1_v2_PseudoChromosome.rev07_lg8_w22 25.fasta, whole genome shotgun sequence:
- the LOC120282313 gene encoding ferredoxin--nitrite reductase, chloroplastic: MASSASLHQFLTLPIHTSRLRHHRLGAATSIPAQTASDVDAARLEPRVEERDGYWVLKEEYRAGINPQEKVKLERDPMKLVLEDGIKELAAMPMEDIDGSKISKDDIDVRLKWLGLFHRRKHQYGRFMMRLKLPNGVTTSEQTRYLASVIDGYGKEGCADVTTRQNWQIRGVELPDVPEIIDGLMRVGLTSLQSGMDNVRNPVGNPLAGIDPHEIVDTRPYTNLLSAFITANSCGNAAISNLPRKWNVCVVGSHDLYEHPHINDLAYMPAMKNGRLGFNLLVGGFFSPKRCAEAVPLDAWVPGDDIIPVCKAVLEAYRDLGTRGNRQKTRMMWLIDELGIEVFRSEVEKRMPGQVLDRAAGDDLIQKQWERRDYLGVHAQKQPGLSFVGLHIPVGRVQASDMFELARLADVYGSSELRLTVEQNIIIPNIKNSDIEALLNEPLLKELFSPEPSLLMRGLVACTGNQFCGQAIIETKARALKVTEEVERIVSVPRTVRMHWTGCPNSCGQVQVADIGFMGCMTRDSDKKPCEGADVYLGGRVGSDSHLGDVYKKGVPCKDLAPLVAEILVEHFGAVPRVREDDEEEIGGN, translated from the exons ATGGCTTCCTCTGCGTCCCTTCACCAGTTCCTCACCCTTCCCATCCACACCTCACGCCTCCGCCACCACCGCCTCGGCGCTGCAACATCAATCCCAGCACAAACAGCCTCGGATGTCGACGCAGCGAGGCTGGAGCCGAGGGTGGAGGAAAGGGATGGGTATTGGGTGCTCAAGGAGGAGTACAGGGCTGGGATTAATCCGCAAGAGAAGGTGAAGCTTGAGAGAGACCCGATGAAGCTTGTTCTCGAGGATGGCATCAAGGAGCTTGCTGCTATGCCGATGGAGGACATTGACGGTTCTAAGATCAGCAAGGATGACATTGATGTTCGCCTTAAGTGGCTTGGGTTGTTTCATCGCCGCAAGCATCAAT ATGGGCGGTTCATGATGCGGCTGAAGCTACCAAATGGGGTGACGACCAGTGAGCAAACCAGGTACTTGGCCTCAGTAATTGATGGGTATGGCAAAGAAGGGTGTGCAGATGTGACCACTAGGCAGAACTGGCAGATACGTGGCGTCGAGCTACCTGATGTGCCAGAAATCATTGATGGCCTCATGCGTGTTGGCCTGACTAGCCTGCAGAGCGGGATGGATAATGTCCGCAACCCAGTTGGCAACCCCCTTGCTGGCATTGATCCTCATGAAATTGTAGATACTCGCCCTTACACCAACCTGCTCAGTGCTTTCATCACTGCCAACTCTTGTGGCAACGCTGCCATCTCCAACTT GCCAAGGAAATGGAACGTTTGTGTTGTGGGTTCCCATGATCTTTATGAGCATCCACATATCAATGATCTTGCTTACATGCCTGCCATGAAGAACGGGAGATTGGGATTCAACCTGTTGGTTGGAGGATTCTTCAGCCCGAAAAGATGTGCAGAGGCTGTGCCTCTTGATGCTTGGGTTCCTGGTGACGATATCATTCCAGTGTGCAAAGCCGTACTGGAGGCATATAGAGATCTTGGGACCAGAGGCAACAGGCAGAAGACTAGAATGATGTGGCTAATTGATGAACTT GGAATAGAAGTGTTCAGGTCTGAAGTTGAGAAGAGGATGCCAGGGCAAGTGTTAGACCGTGCAGCAGGAGATGATCTGATTCAAAAGCAATGGGAGAGGAGAGACTATCTTGGTGTGCACGCACAAAAACAACCAGGCCTAAGCTTTGTAGGCCTTCACATTCCTGTCGGCCGTGTGCAAGCCAGTGACATGTTTGAGCTGGCTCGTTTAGCTGATGTATACGGCTCCAGTGAGCTCCGTCTAACTGTGGAACAAAACATTATCATCCCAAACATCAAGAATTCGGACATTGAAGCATTGCTCAATGAGCCACTTCTAAAAGAGTTGTTCTCGCCAGAGCCTTCCCTTCTGATGAGAGGACTGGTTGCATGCACCGGCAACCAGTTCTGCGGGCAGGCAATCATAGAGACCAAAGCACGGGCTTTGAAGGTGACTGAAGAGGTCGAGCGGATAGTGTCCGTGCCACGGACAGTGAGAATGCACTGGACTGGTTGCCCGAACAGCTGCGGGCAAGTGCAGGTGGCCGACATTGGATTCATGGGATGCATGACAAGGGACAGTGATAAGAAGCCATGTGAGGGTGCGGATGTTTACTTGGGAGGGAGAGTGGGAAGTGATTCTCATCTTGGAGATGTTTACAAGAAAGGAGTGCCATGCAAGGACTTGGCACCTCTGGTTGCTGAAATCCTTGTGGAGCACTTTGGGGCTGTTCCTAGAGTgagagaagatgatgaagaggaaattggaggcaATTAG
- the LOC120282197 gene encoding uncharacterized protein LOC120282197, giving the protein MGLVTVYICKTNITKPKWVFKNLSQCLLFPSFAGGSRTLAGADADIGIPVSLRNQRNANSRNPNMQATSGLRKKKKNVKKQKASDLDDRNGGQFINIWKNSEMGYA; this is encoded by the exons ATGGGTTTAGTAACG GTCTATATCTGCAAAACAAACATCACAAAACCAAAATGGGTTTTCAAAAACCTGTCGCAGTGCTTGCTGTTCCCTTCCTTCGCTGGTGGTTCTCGGACGCTCGCCGGAGCGGATGCCGATATCGGCATCCCAGTTTCTCTTCGTAATCAAC GCAATGCAAATTCCAGAAATCCTAATATGCAAGCAACTTCTGGGcttaggaaaaagaaaaaaaatgtaaagaaaCAGAAAGCATCAGATTTAGATGACAGAAATGGTGGCCA ATTTATAAACATCTGGAAGAATTCAGAAATGGGATATGCATGA